The Edwardsiella tarda ATCC 15947 = NBRC 105688 region CCAAAACAGGCGAACCGCGTAAAGACAATGAGAGCGGCAAGGACATGGCTGAGACGGTAGAGAATGCCATCGGTTGGGCCGGACTGCACGGGGTGCGTCAGTTTCAGTTTTTCGGCATCCCTTCGCGCCAGGTCTGGCGTGAGTTGCGCCGCCTCGCCTGCCAGATGACACGCCAAAAGGATGGCCCACAACGCCTGCCGGATCCGGCAATGGATAATGTTCTGGCCTGCGCTGATGCTGGGGATTTTGCCGCCTACATCATGGCCCAGGGCGGCGTGCTCATCCCCCGGAAAGATTACGTCGTACGCACCGCCTACGACATCGCCGATAGAGAAAATGACTACGGTGAAACCCCCATTCAGATTTACGGCATCTATTCCCCGATACTGGGCGCCGCATCCCGTATATGCACCCATCCTGACACCTGGAAGCTGGTCAAAAAGGCTGCGCCCACTACCTCTCCCGCGGCGCAGCCGAGGGAGTCTGTTGACGTTCCGGGCGGCCCCGCCGCCCCTTGACTTGTGGCAATAACTGTCCCACTGAACAGAATACGCTCAATAGAAAAGCGAAGAACTCTCGAGATTGTCGTTGGAAGGTCAATGAAAGCGCCACGGACACCTTACTTGAGAGCCAGAACGTTGAGTTATTGATGGTGGAGAGGTTAAAAGGAGAGCTTTCCGTGATGCGGTTTGATGTCGGCGAGAGCGTGATCTGCTCTCTGCTGCAGGGCGCACACCTTCAGGATGGTGCTGGCATGGTTGTGGCCTTCGACCAAAAGAGCGGGCATCTCATATCTAGGCAATCCGCTGCGTCACCTGGCCGGATTTTCACTGAAACGACATCGCTAATGAATAGATTAAAGAGCGCGGCTCGTCAAAAAGATAGATTGAATTTACCCAACACAAAATGAAAAAAGCATGGCATTTGCCATGCTTTGCGATAGTTAGTTAGGCTCGAACTAAGAATGCCCATGCTTTCCATCCATACTCATGCGCATCAAGTTGACGGCCTGAGTTTCCCCGAACCTTCCGGTAACGACAGTACTGCCAGCGAAATCCCTTCGGAGCTGGTCGCGCTGCAATATTTTTCAATGACATTCATGATCACCTCCTTACTGGGAGTGATTTTTACCTTGATTCTTTATGCCTGAATTGACTAGAATCCAGAACAGAAACGTTGTAAGAGTCCAAGGTGGCGATGTCTCCCAGAGCATCGCACTTTGCTTTAAAAGCCCCTGATGGTTGCCGCCATTAGGGGCTTTATCATTTATGCTGCCTGACAAGATAGCTCTGCTGTAGCAGTAACTACCCCACCAGAATATCCAAATTTGAAGTCCCACCCGAGGGTGTTCAGCATAGAAAAAAGCCTATCAATCGTATGATTATCCAGCTTTCCGTTGATGATCTCGCTGACTCTTGGTTGAGTTGTTCCCAGTAGCTCTGCTGCTGCTCGCTGGTTAAGCCCTCGCTCTTGAATCATCTTACGAATAATTACCATCAGTTGTGCACGGATGTGTTTATCGTTAGCTTCATTTGGAGAAACACTTGATGATGCATAGGGGTTCTTAACTACGACGAATTCCATAACTCTCCCACCTTAGTCAGCAACATTGCTGACACTGAACACATTATATCAAATTTGAGATACAAACAAGCTATTTTAATTTGTGTTGGCGGCGATACTCTTCCAACTGCTTGTACCGCTTCGTTGCCGTTCCATACTCTTTTTTAGATACGCCTTCTGTTTTTTTCTTAAATGTATGAATTACATAGATAGACTCGTCAAATTTTGCGACATAGATCACTCGATACGAATCAGTGCTCTTGATAGTCATCTGCATAGCATATCGGCCTATCGTTTCCCTCATCGATTTTTTCTGTACCGGCGGGAATGCAGACATTTCGTCCTCTCCGTCAACCTCAACAGCTAAGGCAAAGTCATCGAATGAGTGAGGGCAATTGCTTTGCAACGCAACAAGTTCAAAATTTATCCTGTCTCGCACGGGTGCTGGATAATTATCAATTTCTTCCTGAATTTTCTTGTTCCAATATGTAATATCTTTCATTTAAAGATTCCCGCTTGCATGACCGGTGAATTATACAGCGCTCCACCTATTGCTCAACCACCCCTCGCACTTGGCTTGCTTCACAAAACCTGTCGCCACGCATGTACATTTACTTGCAAGGAAGTGAACAATTTTGAACAATATTTTTGCCCACCAAAATCCCCTCCCAGCCCAGTCTGGGCGCGGCATGACCCCGCTTCCGTTCGTGAACAGAAATCGCAACATTTGCTGCGCGCAGGTGACGGGGGACACGCCCCCGCAACGGGGTAGGGATGCCCCTATACCGTGCCAAATAACGCCACAGCGCTACACTGGCGCGTTATCTCATTTCAAATGAATAAGACAGTGCGGATATGTGCGCGCGCTATAGCGTGGCGCACAGCGCATATGCATATACGGTGGATTAGATGATTGGATGGGCGCGCTAGCTCCAGACTGTCTGGCGCAACACCTTGCTGCAAGCTTCAATTGGCGACACAATAGTCATGAGCATCAACAACGCGGGAGGATAAAACATCATGGGTCATTTTGATGATTTGTGCCATCTTAATCGGGAGACCGAGGAAAAGCGGGCTGAGGCTGCCAGAATCTTGCAAGATGAAGCGGCTCGACTGATTGAGTACTACGAGGAGTGGCTAGAGCTACCATCAATGTACTGGACGGACAAAAGCGGTGATTCTCATCCCTATGTCGAAACAGGGCTACCCAGCGGTAGGGCAGCAGATTTCAGCCCGCTTTCCGTTCGCGGAATAGCGACAGCACCCGACAATGTATTCCGTATGGCGGTAAGAACCTGGATAGATTCGTTTGATGTTGGCTACCCCGTCAGTGTTGTGATCGATCTTCAACTATTCTCCGTTGGCGATGGAGGCTTATCCCTTATCGTACGCGTTGAAGACGATGCACCCATTAAGGTTTTTATCGACAAGTCCAACGATGAGGTCTGGGATCCGGTAGTGAAGAGCATGAAAAAACACATCGCATCCCACCTAAAAAAGCGCCGCCCCGCTGCATTTCTTTAATCACAATCTGCCTCGCGGGTACGCAAGCCATTGCATACCCGCGAGGCAGCAGACAAGCGTAGCGCGTCAGTCGCCAGGCTTCAGCAGAGCGTAAGGGTTGAAGCGGATCACCTCTTCACCCAACCAGTCGTTAACATGCTTAAGCGCCTCCATCACGGGCGTCAGTTCGTTGATAGCGAATACCTTAGCGGCCTTCTCCACATCACCGAAGGAGCCCTTCTCGCCCGGCATGGCTCCCATCAGCTGCGGTGGAACGCGGTGCGCAGCCAGTACGTCATCCCGTGATGAGGCCTTCACGTTCACAAACTCGTCCTTGGCGGTGATCTGTTGGAAAGGCAGGATTTGCACACCATCCTTGCCGCCGTTCGGCGCGTACAGCACGATATTTTTAAACGCACCGCGCCCCTTCGATTCGGTCAGCATCTTCTGGATAGATTCAATGCTCTCACGATTGGCCTGAGCGGCCCCGATGTAGACGATACACCCAGCATGCGATCCGTTGTCGTAATAGAGTTTGCGGAACGTGTCTGCCGAGTGCGACAGGCTAGCCGACAATAGCCCCCCGATATACTCCGGCATACCATAGATCTCCTGGTTGATATCCGGGTTAAGAACATGGCAGATCGCCCCCGTTGGGAAGGCGTGCTCCGGATGGGCGCCATCAACAAACCAGTAGGTATCCAGATCTACGCCACGCCGGGTATATTTTGCCAGCGCATGACGCAGCGCCACTGGCATTCCCAACCGGTTACGCCGCAGCTCGAGATAGGCATTACCAAACACAAACCAGTCCAGCACAAACGCCGAGAAGGCCTGCCGGGACAGAAGCCGGTGCGGGATAAAACACCCCACCAGGACATTGCGCTTAAAATACAGCGCCGACTGGTGCCAAGAGGTTTGCCGTGCCGCGCGCGCCAGGCCGCTCCAGTCCAATGGCGTCTCGAAATAGCGCCCGTTATCTGCACAATACATGTTATCGAGCAGATCCCAGCCGTTGGTCTGATACGGGCCGTCGAAAGTGAACGCACTCAACCCTGGCGCGTCACGCAACGCCTGTGCCATATCCTGCCCTGTGCCTCGGGATAGGTTCTTACTCCGTTTTTTCTTCATTGCCCTCAAAACTCCATTGCAAAACCTTCATCACCGCCCTGCTCTTGCCCCAGCGGCTCATTGATAACCGCCAGCATGGTTGCCCAGGCCAGATCGCCATGGCTGACGCCGCGGGTGCGGTCGGTGTCATAGGTAATGAACCCCGCCGGGGTTTTTATCTTGCGCACCGAGTTGAATGCGTTGGTTAACGCCCGTTCGCCGCGGTCGTACTCCCAGCGCCCGGCACGGATCACCTGCAGCATCTTCAATACCAACGCCCTTTTAGAGGCAATATTGAAGGTGTAGGGAACAGCAGCCGGGAAAAACTTCTTCACCAGCTGGTACACGGCATCCCCGTTCCCCCCGGTAACATCAATACCGATGTGCTGCACGTTGTACTTAAAGGTAAGATCTTCGATTACCCGCGCCTGCTCTTCGAACTCTAGCCCCTGCACCTGACGTGTTTCGACGGTACGAAATTTGCCGCCGGGCACGGCTGGCGGCACGGTGACCGACAACGCGCCGCTATCCCCGTTACCACTGCTGCCGTTGGCGTCATAGCCTACCCAGACCGCGCGGTTACCCATCGGGCGTGTTGCAAAGGGTTTCCAGTCTAACCAGTCGTCATAACCATCAACACCGCAGCCGATCAGGGCATTCAGGCTAAAGGCCGACTCCCCATCCCGCACGAAATCACACATGTAGAGGTTGCGAAATTCATCCTCTGTGTTTTCATCGTGAATCTCGTCGAGATCGGTATATTCCCAGCCATGATCGATAACATCCTGCAGTGTTACGATTTGCCGCCATATTTTATCCGGGCATAGCACACCGCTGTTCAGCGCGCGCCATGACACATCAAATGGCTGTCGTTTGGATTTTGGGCGCTTTTCATTCCAGCGGTCGCCCGTCCAGAACGGGTAGGCTTCATGCGTGTCACTCGAGGGGGTGGAAAAATAGGTTCGTGTTAACCCTGTGAGGGTAGCCATTGCCGCCGCCACCTTGCGCAGCTTGATGAAATTGCCGATCCAGAAAAATTCATCAAACTTCAGGTTGCCGGTATAGGACTGCGCTGTTGCCGCGGACGTCCCCAAAAAATGCAGCTCGGCCCCATTGGACAAAATGATTTTGTCGCCGCCCTTTAGCTCGACATCCACCTCTTCTGCGGCCCGCTTGATAAATTCGCGGAACTGGTGCGCCTGACGCCGGGATGCGGACAGGAAAATCTGATTCCGCTGATAGGGGTATTTCACATCATCGCGCAGCGCTTCCAGTAGCGCCTCGCGCGCCATATACCAGGTCGCCCCAATCTGGCGCGACTTGAGGATCATTCGGTTACGCTGGCGGCGTTGCGCGTACCACCCCTGCTGGTGCCAGGCCAGCGACGCCAGGATTTTCTCCCGCAGCGCGGTGATCTGCGCCTCTGAAAAATGGTTCTTCAGCCTGCGCTTGCGGGGTTTGGTTCCGCCGGCCTCGGTAGCCTGATCGCCGCTGAGCTTTTTCAACTGCCGGGTAAGAAGATCGATCTCCTTAAAATCGCCCCCGCTCTTATTCTCCTTCTGGGTCAGCTGCACCAAGCGTGCATCCATCGACTGGCTAACCCGCTTTATCGGTGGTGTTTCGTCCCATTCATCACGTTTTTTCCAGGTGTACAGGGTGTTGACGTTGACCCCCATCAGGCGCGCGATCTCTGCCGGAGAATACCCCTGCCAAAAGAGCTGCTTAGCGCGCAGACGGATAAAAATTTCTTGCTCCATCACTCCCCCTATCGGTCATACTGGAGAGCTTACCCCGCGCGCGATCCCAGCCCAGACTACTTTTAGTTCTCCCCGACTAACGACAACAAAACCACGTTGAGACAATGGGTTAGCCTTTGTCATGATGGTTGCATGTAGTCAAATGCAGGGCAATACATCATGGGACAGACCACCAAGCCAACCAGGAAAAAGTTCCGCGTCGCCGTCTCCGGCAATACCGTAGATGGGCGCGAAATCAGTAGTGAGCACCTCAAGGCTGCCGCAAAAAATTACAACCCTAACGTCTACGGCGCTCGCGTTAACGTGGAGCACTACCTTTCCCCCGTCCCCAGCAGTGATTTTGCTGCCATGGGAGATGTGATCGCCCTGAGCACAGAAGACATTACTGAGGGGCCATTAGCCGGGCGCACCGCACTCTTTGCCGAGATTGAGCCCACTGAGCGCATGAAGAAACTGGTGAGCGAAGGAAAGAAAGTCTATTCCAGCATTGAGCTACACCCACAATCAGGTGTGACCGATGGTCCCTACCTGATTGGTCTGGCAATGACTGACACTCCAGCCAGCCTGGGCACCGAACGCCTGAAGTTCACTGCCCAGCAACGCACCCAAGTGATGCAGTTCAACCAGCAACAAGGTGATGCCCCCCTCATTACCGAGGCTATCGAGGCTGAAATTATCGAACTGGCAACACAGCAGGCTGATGAAGGCAAGCAGTGGTTTGCGCGTGTAATGGGATTGATTGGCAAGGGGCGTCAGTCCGATAGCGAGCAGTTCAGCCAGGTACGCAACGCGGTGGAAAACGTCGCTCAGTCCCATGCCGATCTGCTCGACCGCTTCGGCAAGCTGGAGCAACAGCACCAGAGCGATACGAAGGCGATCGCCAAACTGACCACAGATCTCGCCACCCTGCACAAGCAGCTGCACGAGGATGCTAATCCGTCCATGCGCTTTACCGCCACGGGTGGCAGTGACAACCAGCAGTGGGACTTCTGATTCTAGCCAAGAGAGAGACAGCAAATGGCAATGGTATTAACCGCGCACACCCGCACCCAGCTCAATCAGTACATGCGCCATCAGGCGCAGCTGAATAGCGTCAGCGTTGAGACACTGGGCAAGCGCTATAGCGTCACCCCAGAAATTCAGCAGCGCATGGAGGCCGCCTCGAAAGAGAGCACCGAGTTCACCCAAAAAATCAATATCATCGGTGTGAACGACCAGGAAGGCGAGAAGATCATGGTCAATACCACTGGCCCGATCGCCCGCACCAATACCAGCAGTGACGGCACCCAGCGCCGTAACCCGCTAACAGCTCACGATCTGGCCGCTACGCGCTACCGTTGCGAACAGGTTAACTACGACACCTATATCAGCTATCCGCAGTTGGATGCCTGGAGCGCCCAGCCCAATTTCCGCACGCTGGTTAACCAGCAGATTGCACGGCAGATTGCCCTTGATCGCATCATGATTGGCTTTAACGGTACCTCTCATGCTTTGGCTTCCAACTTCGCCAGTAATCAGTTACTTCAGGATGTCAATATCGGCTGGTTGCAACATATCCGAACGAAGGCTGCCGTACGCGTTATGTCAGGCGTGACCCTGACCGCACGTGATATGGATAACAAGGCCATTCACAAGGGTAAGTACGATAATGCAGACGCCCTGGTACAAGATGCACATTCATCCCTGCTGGATGAATGGCACAAGGACGCACCTGATTTGGTGGTCATTCTGGGGCGCGATCTGTTTAACAGCCTGCGCCTGCCGATGATTAACGCACTGAGTGGCACCAATCCCAACACGGAGTTGATGGCTGGCCAACTGATTATTTCGTCACGCATGATTGGCGGCCTACCTGTCTACCTGGCTCCGTTCTTCCCCAAGGATGCACTGCTGATCACCAGCTTCAACAACCTGTCTATCTACTACCAGCGTGGCTCCCTACGCCGTCTCATTCGTGAAGAGCCGGAGTACAACCGCATCGCTACCTACCAATCCACCAATGATGCGTATGTGGTGGAAGACTTTGGTAAATGCGCCCTGATCGAAGGGTTGAAGTTTGCCACGGAATAAGACCTGAGCCGGGTATTGGCACCCGGCCATTGTCATAACGAGGGGATAAACATGCTGACTCCAGCACAGGCGCATTTTCAGCGCGTAATGGCACAGCGTGCAGGGCTGTCTCCCGAGCAGGACAGTCCGGTCGAGCGCACGGCGCATGAACAGGTTTTACATATGCTTCGTCTGGCGCAGTCACGCCTGGGCGGTATTCAGTCACGCCAGACGAAAGCAGAGTTGAAAAAGGAGATCCTGCCGCAGTTCGCAGGCTGGATCGAGGGAACCCTGGAGGGTGACCGGGGGCGTCCTGATGAAGTCATCACCACATTAATGGTATGGGCGGTGGATTGCGGCGATTTAGCCCTGGCTCTACGTCTGGGGGACTATGTGATCCGTCATGGCTTGAGTCTGGCAGATAACTTCGGCCGCAATGCGGCGACAACCCTGACTGAGGAAATTTGTAATCCTGTTCTGACGCTGGCCACCACCCAGTCGGACGCTGATTTGCATGACGCTATTGCGCCGCTGGATACCCTGGCGAACCTCGTTGAGGGACAGGATATGCCTGACGAAGTTCGCGCCAAATTGTGCAAGGCTCGCGCCTTCGCACGCCGTGCCAACACCGATTCTGACAGCATGGCGCTATCGCTGGAACTGTTACGCACTGCAATGCAGCTTAATCCTCATGCTGGCGTAAAGCGTGAGATTGCCGCACTAACGCGCGCACTGAAAAAGGTGCCTGGCCAGCCGATTGTAGAGGAGGTGCCGCCAATGGCTCCTTCACGTAAAACAACGCGTACCAGCGTTGCCCGCAAAACTATAGGTAAAACCAAAAACGCTGGCAAAAAGAACACCTAACCGTCTCGACCCCCGTCGCAGGCGGCGCGGGTGACTATCTGGCCGGTATCTTTGGCCTTTTGGTCGCCCGCCCACCGCCTGATTTTTTTGTGAGGCAAAGATGAGCGTTATTGCCAAGCCCGACGCAGTGCCCACTCAGCGTGATGTCCCAGACATCGACGATGGTGCAATCCAGGTAACCACAGATCCATTCTGGCCAGCCATCTCATTGCGTGATCTGCGCCTGGCCTGCCGGATATCTGGTCGCACCACAACAGCGCGCCTGTTGCATGCAGCAACCGAGGCCGTGATCCATGTCAGCGACGAACTGTCGCCCTGGGCGCAGCGGCAACAGGAGGCTGGGTTTACACAGTTAGGAGAAGTTCCTGCTCGCACGGTTAATGGTGAAAGCATCACGGTTTATCGTTATCGGCGAGCAGTTTACGCCATCACGCGAGCCCTAATTCTGGAGAGTATGCGCGATGTTGACACGACTGAGCACGGTGACCGCAAGGCGGATGCCTTGGAGCCGCAGGCAGATACCCTGTGGCGCGATGCACGCTGGGCCATCGCCGACATTCAGGGTACCCAGCGTATCTATGCGGAGCTGTGGTAATGCGAGTAAAGGCACTTCAAGGGGACACCGTGGATCTGTTGTGCTTCCGGCACTACGGCAGTACCCAGGGTGTGACCGAGCAGGTTCTGGCAGCCAATCCGGGCTTGAGCCGCGCGCTTTTCCTGACCGCTGGGCAGGAAGTCGAAATGCCCGATCAACCCTCAATCAAAACGCGGGAAATGATCCAGTTGTGGGATTAGGTATGTTCAGTCGACTGCATGACAGCATCACATTTTTTGCCGCCGCCATCGTGACAGGGATTGGCGTCATGACCATCAGTGAAAAAATTGCCCTCGCTGGCCTGTTGCTGGGTGTCATTTCCGGCTGGCGTGCCTGGTTGCACCGCGGTCGGATGGAGCGCGCCCAGAATCGACGCAATGAGCTGATCGCTCAGTTATTGCAGCAATCTCAACAGCACAACATGACGGATGAGGCACAGAAAATACTACAACAGGAGGCCGGGGACGATGCGCACACCCGTTAAACGTTATGCCGCTGCCGCTGTTGTCGCCATGGGGATTTCTATTACACCGGGGGCGCTACGTACCACTCCCGAAGCGCAGCAGAAGATCGCGGTCTGGGAGGACTGCCGTGCAACACCTTACCGGGATGGCGCAGGTGTCATGACCGTAGGATGCGGATCAACCAGCAAGGTGCAGAATCGCACTTATGGTACCAGCGAAGTGGCGGCCCGTTTTGTTACCGACATGCAGCATGCAGAAAACTGCATCCGGCAAAACTTCAGAGGGGATGTGATGCCGCAGTCAGCCTTTGAGGCAATGACTGATGCTGCTTTCAATCTGGGGTGTATCAACCTGATGTGGTATCGGGACAAACAGAGTCGGCGCCACCGCACCACTATCTGGCGTCATGCACAGGCGCAGCAATGGCCGGCCATGTGTAACCGGCTGACCGATTTTGTTAACAGCGGCGGCCAGCCTGTTCAGGGATTGATTAATCGGCGCGCTGATTTTAAAGCCTGGTGTCTGCGTGACTTGGCGGAGGTGCCATGAGAAACAGCCTGATCCTGGTCTGTCTACTGGTGCTGGCCACCGCCGCCTTCACCTGGCAAACCTACCAGCGCGGAAAACAGCAGGGCCAGAGCGAGGAGCAACGCAAGGTGGTTGCCGATAGTGCCGCCCTGCTGCAGGAGGTGCGCAATACCGCCGCTGATGCCCGCAATGTCCTGGCACAAATCCAGGCCACTGCGCAGCAACGCAATACTCAGGGGGGAAGAACGCCGTGAAGCGATACGCGCTGATCTTAAAAATGATACGTGCGCCAGCACTGCTGTGCCTGATCGGGTGGTTGACCGCCTGCGTCAGCACGCCGCCCGCGCCACCGGCGAAGATCCTGTGCGAGCCCACGCCGCCCAGCCTGACCACCCCAACGCCAACGCCACCGCTCCCGGTACGCGTGACATGGGGACGCCTCGCCACCTGGGGGGATAGTCTGCTGGACGCCCTTGAGGCCTGTAACGCCGACAAGGCAGGGATCGCCACTCTGGAACAACGTCGTCAGCAACGATTAAACACGCCCACCAGGCCATAAGATGGGAGGCCACAATGTTCAAACTGGATAGCCTGCGGCGCACCCTGACTCATACCAGCCAGTGGTGTCGTGCCAACCCGGAGAGGTTCACCGTCTTTGCCGAAGAGGGCGGTATCGAAATCAGGGGAAAAACCCTCTCCTTTGCCTATCACTACAAGGCGGTGATTTTCGTCATGGATTACACCGCCGATATCGATCGTCTGGTCGTACCGCTCATAAGCTGGCTGTTTGCCAGTCAGCCCGATCTCCTGCTGAACCCGGAGAAGAGCAAGGCGTTTAAATTTAAGACAAACCCAAATGACGACGACAGTGTCGATCTGCTGTTTGAGTTCCCACTTTACGAACGGGTAAAGGTCTCCCTCGATCCTGCAGGCCAACTCATTACCGAGCATCTGCCTGAGCCGCCCTTCCCTGTGGATGACACAGCGGAACACTGGCAGACCCTGATTGACGATGTAACCTGGAGCGCCACCAATGAATGACCGACAGTTTCAGACTCTGGACGGTATTATCGCCGAGATTGTGGGCGCCATGACAACCGCCGAACGGGCTAGGCTCGCCCGCGCCGCCGGACAGCAAATCCGACGCGGCCAGCAGCGCCATATTGCCGCGCAGAAAAATCCGGATGGATCCACGTATACACCGCGTGGGCGCCGCATTCGCCGTACTCAGCAGGGGATTAAATTCCTGTGGAATGATCAGGTTCGCACCCTGAGAAACTGGCATCACGGCATTGGCCGCCACGGTGCCACCATTACCGGCTTTGATATCGAGCGCAATGACATTCGCACCTTCTTTCGCAGCGATATTGAGCGTTATCTGGAAATCAAGACGCGAACGACTCGGGGCAACACAGCCAAAAGCAAGGCCAATACCATGTTCCAGAAACTCCGTGCCGCCCGTTTTCTGAAAATGCAGGCCACGCCGCAAGGCGTCACCGTAGGCTATCAGGGGCGCGCGGCGCGCATTGCCCGCGTTCACCAGTTTGGTCTGCGTGATCAGGTGGGGGCTGGCGTGATGGCACAGTACCCCGCACGCGAGCTGCTGGGGCTGACACCACGGGATGAGCGTCAGCTCACCGACATCATCATGCAGCACCTGGGAGAGCATCGCCCATGAGTGCCGAGCTGTATCGCCTGCTGGAGAATATCCTCCGCGTCGGGGTGGTCGCTGAGGTCGATACCAAAAACTGGATGGTGCGGGTACGCAGTGGCGACTTGTTAACCGGCTGGTTACGCTGGAATACCGCCCGCGCCGGCGCCTTCAAACTATGGCTACCGCCAGCAGTGGGTGAGCAGGTCGCTATCGGCTGTATGGGGGGTAACCCGGAAACGGCGATGATCATCGGCAGTCTCTACAGCGCGGGTAATCCCGCACCAGGACAAACGGGACAGGAAGCGGTATTGACCGCCCCCGACGGTGCCACATTCCGCTATGACGCCGCCGCGGGCGCACTGGAAGCTACCGGGATTAAAACCGCCGATATCTACGCCTCTATCGGGATCACACTGCATACCCCCAAGGTAACCTGCACCCAGCATCTGGAAACCGCCACTCTCTCTGTGACTAAAGGCGGCGAGATGCGGGGTGATTTCACGCACAGTGGCGGAAAATTCACATCCAATGGCGTGCAGGTTGACACCCATAGCCATGGCGGTGTGCAAAGTGGTGGTAGCTGGACGGAGGGCACCCAATGACAGCACGTTACACCGGTATGGATCCGCGCGGCCCTGGCACACTCAGTGATGCCAACCAGCTACAGGCAGCCATCCAGGACATCGTCATTACCCCACTGGGCTCCCGCGTCATGCGCCGCGACTATGGCAGTCTTGTGCCAGACCTACTGGATAGTCCACAGAATGCGACAACACGCCTTCAATGCATGAGTGCCGCAGTGATTGCCCTCACACGCTGGGAACCACGCATTGCCATCAGGAATATTGATCTTCGCTATACCGGCGGAGCGCGGGCCGAACTAACACTGGATTGCATCATTATCGAAAACATGCAGCCCGCCCGTTTCACGGCCGAACTGTAAGGAGCACTCATGCCTACTGTCGATTTATCCCAACTCCCACAACCCCAAATCATTGAGGTGCTGGATTTTGAGACCATCCTGACGGAGGTAAAGCAGGTGATGCTGAGCGCCTTCCCTGAAGAGCAACGCCCAGCGATTGCGGCAGCCATGCGTCTGGAGTCCGAGCCGCTGAATGCCATCGCGCAGACCATCGCTTACCGTGAAATGCTACTACGCCAACGTATCAATGAGGCTGCCGCTGCTTGCATGTTAAGTCACTCAGCGGGCACCGATCTGGATAATTTGGCAGCCAATAATGATACTCGTCGCTTGCTCATTCAGGCGGCAACCGAGACGGCAGACGCAATCTACGAAAGTGATACAGCATTACGCCTGCGCGCACAGGCGGCCTTTGAAGGATTAAGCGTG contains the following coding sequences:
- a CDS encoding helix-turn-helix domain-containing protein; protein product: MEFVVVKNPYASSSVSPNEANDKHIRAQLMVIIRKMIQERGLNQRAAAELLGTTQPRVSEIINGKLDNHTIDRLFSMLNTLGWDFKFGYSGGVVTATAELSCQAA
- a CDS encoding type II toxin-antitoxin system RelE/ParE family toxin, whose protein sequence is MKDITYWNKKIQEEIDNYPAPVRDRINFELVALQSNCPHSFDDFALAVEVDGEDEMSAFPPVQKKSMRETIGRYAMQMTIKSTDSYRVIYVAKFDESIYVIHTFKKKTEGVSKKEYGTATKRYKQLEEYRRQHKLK
- a CDS encoding phage portal protein produces the protein MKKKRSKNLSRGTGQDMAQALRDAPGLSAFTFDGPYQTNGWDLLDNMYCADNGRYFETPLDWSGLARAARQTSWHQSALYFKRNVLVGCFIPHRLLSRQAFSAFVLDWFVFGNAYLELRRNRLGMPVALRHALAKYTRRGVDLDTYWFVDGAHPEHAFPTGAICHVLNPDINQEIYGMPEYIGGLLSASLSHSADTFRKLYYDNGSHAGCIVYIGAAQANRESIESIQKMLTESKGRGAFKNIVLYAPNGGKDGVQILPFQQITAKDEFVNVKASSRDDVLAAHRVPPQLMGAMPGEKGSFGDVEKAAKVFAINELTPVMEALKHVNDWLGEEVIRFNPYALLKPGD
- a CDS encoding terminase large subunit domain-containing protein, translated to MEQEIFIRLRAKQLFWQGYSPAEIARLMGVNVNTLYTWKKRDEWDETPPIKRVSQSMDARLVQLTQKENKSGGDFKEIDLLTRQLKKLSGDQATEAGGTKPRKRRLKNHFSEAQITALREKILASLAWHQQGWYAQRRQRNRMILKSRQIGATWYMAREALLEALRDDVKYPYQRNQIFLSASRRQAHQFREFIKRAAEEVDVELKGGDKIILSNGAELHFLGTSAATAQSYTGNLKFDEFFWIGNFIKLRKVAAAMATLTGLTRTYFSTPSSDTHEAYPFWTGDRWNEKRPKSKRQPFDVSWRALNSGVLCPDKIWRQIVTLQDVIDHGWEYTDLDEIHDENTEDEFRNLYMCDFVRDGESAFSLNALIGCGVDGYDDWLDWKPFATRPMGNRAVWVGYDANGSSGNGDSGALSVTVPPAVPGGKFRTVETRQVQGLEFEEQARVIEDLTFKYNVQHIGIDVTGGNGDAVYQLVKKFFPAAVPYTFNIASKRALVLKMLQVIRAGRWEYDRGERALTNAFNSVRKIKTPAGFITYDTDRTRGVSHGDLAWATMLAVINEPLGQEQGGDEGFAMEF
- a CDS encoding GPO family capsid scaffolding protein, whose product is MGQTTKPTRKKFRVAVSGNTVDGREISSEHLKAAAKNYNPNVYGARVNVEHYLSPVPSSDFAAMGDVIALSTEDITEGPLAGRTALFAEIEPTERMKKLVSEGKKVYSSIELHPQSGVTDGPYLIGLAMTDTPASLGTERLKFTAQQRTQVMQFNQQQGDAPLITEAIEAEIIELATQQADEGKQWFARVMGLIGKGRQSDSEQFSQVRNAVENVAQSHADLLDRFGKLEQQHQSDTKAIAKLTTDLATLHKQLHEDANPSMRFTATGGSDNQQWDF
- a CDS encoding phage major capsid protein, P2 family is translated as MAMVLTAHTRTQLNQYMRHQAQLNSVSVETLGKRYSVTPEIQQRMEAASKESTEFTQKINIIGVNDQEGEKIMVNTTGPIARTNTSSDGTQRRNPLTAHDLAATRYRCEQVNYDTYISYPQLDAWSAQPNFRTLVNQQIARQIALDRIMIGFNGTSHALASNFASNQLLQDVNIGWLQHIRTKAAVRVMSGVTLTARDMDNKAIHKGKYDNADALVQDAHSSLLDEWHKDAPDLVVILGRDLFNSLRLPMINALSGTNPNTELMAGQLIISSRMIGGLPVYLAPFFPKDALLITSFNNLSIYYQRGSLRRLIREEPEYNRIATYQSTNDAYVVEDFGKCALIEGLKFATE
- the gpM gene encoding phage terminase small subunit; the encoded protein is MLTPAQAHFQRVMAQRAGLSPEQDSPVERTAHEQVLHMLRLAQSRLGGIQSRQTKAELKKEILPQFAGWIEGTLEGDRGRPDEVITTLMVWAVDCGDLALALRLGDYVIRHGLSLADNFGRNAATTLTEEICNPVLTLATTQSDADLHDAIAPLDTLANLVEGQDMPDEVRAKLCKARAFARRANTDSDSMALSLELLRTAMQLNPHAGVKREIAALTRALKKVPGQPIVEEVPPMAPSRKTTRTSVARKTIGKTKNAGKKNT